The following proteins are encoded in a genomic region of Trichocoleus sp. FACHB-46:
- a CDS encoding GAF domain-containing protein produces MTEPKPVLEACPPSLATSPRANSSEFDFVLAAMLETACETMNWEYGEAWIAIDDKVLQISSTWQTQTRLSRDRKLDWESFHACSQKFVLHAAEGLPGRVWASQTPEWMVDVSAESESYFLRHQIAKAFGAKAGLGLPVIIEQLQVVLVFFRSEAHSRDQQCIDLTEAAVAQIQAQLLH; encoded by the coding sequence ATGACCGAGCCAAAACCCGTTCTCGAAGCTTGTCCACCCTCACTGGCTACTTCTCCAAGGGCTAATTCATCAGAGTTTGATTTTGTTCTGGCGGCGATGCTCGAAACGGCTTGTGAAACGATGAACTGGGAGTATGGCGAGGCTTGGATAGCGATCGATGACAAAGTGCTCCAGATCAGTTCAACCTGGCAAACTCAGACTCGGTTGAGCCGCGATCGCAAACTGGATTGGGAGTCTTTTCACGCCTGTAGCCAAAAGTTTGTCTTGCATGCTGCGGAAGGATTGCCTGGTCGAGTTTGGGCCTCTCAAACTCCAGAGTGGATGGTAGATGTTTCTGCCGAGTCAGAATCCTACTTTCTGCGACACCAAATTGCCAAAGCTTTCGGTGCCAAGGCAGGCTTAGGTTTGCCTGTGATCATCGAGCAGTTGCAAGTTGTCTTAGTCTTTTTCCGGTCTGAAGCTCACAGCCGGGATCAGCAATGTATTGATTTAACTGAGGCTGCTGTCGCCCAGATCCAGGCCCAACTGCTGCATTAG
- the lysS gene encoding lysine--tRNA ligase: MSSEQSRPENQANSTLEEIRANRLQKVEQLKQAGLTPYAYRWEVTHHAADLQAKFANLPDGAEDPLEVAIAGRILARRVFGKLAFFALQDETGTIQLYLDKKKIQSGMPETPDAFNLLKQLTDVGDIIGVRGNIKRTEKGELSIYVSEYAILTKSLLPLPDKWHGLTDIAKRYRQRYVDLIVNPEVRETFRRRALITAAMRRYLDQQGFIEIETPVLQSEAGGAEARPFVTYHNTLEMDLYLRIATELHLKRLIVGGFEKVFELGRVFRNEGISTRHNPEFTTIEIYQAYVDYNDMMALTEALITYAAQSALGTLQITYQGEAIDLTPPWRRATMHELVQEKTGIDFSQFQTLDEAKAAARQAKIGGVDECESIGHILNEAFEQKVEATLIQPTFVLDYPVEISPLAKPHRSKPGLVERFELFIVGRETGNSFSELTDPIDQRQRLEAQAARKAAGDLEANDVDEDFLTALEYGMPPTGGLGIGIDRLVMLLTDSPSIRDAIAFPLLKPESSLIEGHKYDTKTQTLEIVLRGLAYKYHDVPAVVYQGLETATSKGQYFNEHIKPKYTCEKVG; encoded by the coding sequence ATGTCTTCTGAGCAGTCCCGACCCGAAAATCAAGCCAATTCTACCCTAGAAGAAATTCGTGCCAACCGCCTGCAAAAGGTGGAGCAACTGAAACAAGCGGGACTGACTCCCTATGCCTACCGTTGGGAAGTTACCCATCACGCTGCCGACCTCCAAGCCAAATTCGCTAACTTGCCTGATGGCGCGGAAGATCCGTTAGAAGTCGCGATCGCCGGACGAATTTTGGCGCGACGGGTGTTTGGTAAGCTAGCCTTCTTCGCCTTGCAAGACGAAACTGGCACCATCCAGCTTTATTTAGACAAAAAGAAAATTCAGTCAGGCATGCCAGAAACGCCGGATGCCTTCAACTTGCTGAAACAACTCACCGATGTAGGCGACATCATTGGCGTGCGCGGCAACATTAAGCGGACCGAAAAAGGTGAGCTGTCTATCTACGTGAGCGAATACGCCATTCTCACCAAGTCACTCTTACCGTTGCCTGACAAGTGGCACGGTTTGACTGATATTGCTAAACGCTATCGCCAGCGCTACGTAGACTTGATCGTTAACCCAGAGGTACGCGAAACCTTTCGGCGACGGGCGTTGATTACCGCAGCCATGCGACGCTATTTGGATCAACAAGGCTTTATTGAAATCGAAACTCCGGTGCTTCAGAGTGAGGCGGGCGGTGCAGAGGCGCGGCCTTTTGTCACCTACCACAACACCTTGGAGATGGACCTGTACCTGCGGATCGCCACTGAGTTGCACCTGAAGCGGCTGATTGTGGGTGGCTTTGAGAAGGTGTTTGAGTTGGGTCGAGTGTTCCGTAATGAAGGGATTTCCACACGGCACAACCCCGAATTCACTACGATCGAGATTTACCAAGCCTACGTTGACTACAACGACATGATGGCGCTGACCGAGGCGTTAATCACTTATGCGGCTCAGTCCGCTTTAGGCACACTCCAGATTACCTACCAAGGTGAGGCGATCGATCTGACTCCACCTTGGCGACGGGCAACAATGCACGAGTTAGTACAAGAGAAAACAGGCATTGATTTCAGTCAATTCCAAACCTTAGACGAAGCTAAAGCAGCAGCACGTCAAGCCAAGATTGGCGGAGTTGATGAGTGTGAATCCATTGGCCACATCCTCAACGAAGCTTTTGAGCAAAAGGTGGAAGCGACGTTGATTCAACCAACGTTTGTGCTCGACTACCCCGTAGAGATTTCACCGCTCGCCAAGCCGCATCGCTCCAAGCCCGGATTAGTTGAGCGCTTTGAGTTGTTTATTGTGGGTCGAGAAACAGGCAATAGCTTCTCGGAGTTAACTGATCCGATCGATCAACGGCAAAGGCTGGAAGCGCAGGCGGCTCGCAAAGCAGCAGGCGATCTGGAAGCCAATGATGTGGATGAAGACTTCTTGACGGCGCTGGAGTATGGCATGCCCCCCACGGGTGGTCTAGGAATCGGCATCGATCGCCTGGTGATGCTGCTGACCGATAGCCCTAGCATTCGAGACGCGATCGCTTTTCCACTCCTCAAGCCCGAAAGCAGCCTGATTGAAGGGCACAAGTACGATACCAAGACTCAAACGCTAGAGATCGTTCTGCGTGGCCTTGCTTACAAGTACCATGACGTACCCGCAGTGGTGTATCAAGGCTTGGAGACCGCCACCTCTAAGGGGCAATACTTTAACGAGCACATCAAGCCCAAATATACCTGCGAAAAAGTAGGTTAG
- a CDS encoding metallophosphoesterase, with protein MAIAENTVAKQTVRIAAVGDIHCTKTSQGELYPLFAQASEQADILLLCGDLTDYGLPEEAHVLVKELTGARIPAIAVFGNHDYESGQQDEVREILEQAGVKVLDGEACEIEGVGFAGVKGFGGGFGSKALGAWGEASIKRFVHEAVDEALKLEAALARLETPHRVAILHYAPIQETIEGEPPEIFPFLGSSRLEEPLTRYSVTAAFHGHAHNGHLQGHTSSNIPVYNVSLPLLKKANPDHPPFHLLEVSLNPE; from the coding sequence ATGGCGATCGCAGAAAATACTGTCGCAAAACAGACTGTGCGGATAGCCGCCGTAGGAGATATTCACTGCACCAAAACCTCTCAGGGAGAGTTGTACCCACTATTTGCCCAAGCCAGTGAGCAGGCAGACATCCTATTGCTATGTGGTGACTTGACGGATTACGGCCTGCCTGAGGAAGCTCACGTTTTGGTTAAGGAATTGACCGGAGCTAGAATCCCCGCGATCGCCGTATTTGGCAATCATGACTATGAGTCAGGCCAGCAAGATGAAGTCAGGGAGATCTTGGAACAGGCTGGAGTGAAAGTTCTAGATGGGGAAGCCTGCGAGATTGAAGGAGTTGGTTTTGCTGGGGTTAAAGGGTTTGGTGGTGGCTTTGGTTCTAAAGCCTTAGGAGCTTGGGGAGAAGCAAGCATCAAGCGGTTTGTGCATGAAGCAGTGGATGAAGCATTGAAGCTGGAAGCGGCCTTAGCTCGCTTAGAAACGCCCCACCGAGTCGCTATTCTGCACTACGCCCCAATTCAAGAGACTATCGAGGGAGAACCACCGGAAATCTTTCCCTTCTTAGGTTCTAGTCGTTTGGAGGAGCCTCTAACTCGTTACTCAGTCACAGCGGCTTTTCATGGTCACGCCCACAACGGTCATTTGCAGGGGCACACCAGTAGCAATATTCCGGTCTACAATGTCTCTCTCCCTCTCTTGAAAAAAGCCAATCCTGACCATCCTCCCTTTCACTTGTTGGAAGTATCGCTTAATCCTGAATAA
- a CDS encoding GTPase family protein, with amino-acid sequence MVRLQLWQWVVLALPIVSIVGFLLIAAGVQIHEWHLNWIWAVFTLGLVAWRWLLVQWTRPAIAQLEAVMAEMSAELESSSDVATQLPGGKETASTAEAAFQEVLQAAQSDRPIWEDWQTFWNRCQDLVAAIAHIYYPDVKYPLLNIYVPQAYSLIRGTVDDLDQWMQKLSPALNQVTVGQAYQAYEVYRKLEPSARKLWQVLGWAQWFLNPAAALAKQASQRSNNQATQELLVNLSQMLREAALRNLCRQAIALYSGDTLPTATFSTATPTLPQAKTQTLRDILSQTESPEVVAQKPVNMLLVGRTGAGKSSLINTLFQAELAEVDVLPSTDQIQNYHWQAQTGETLTLWDTPGYEQINRAELREQVLDYATTADLLLLITPALDPALQMDVDFLKEIKTEIADLPVIVIVSQVDRLRPMREWTPPYDWQWGERPKEKAIREATQYRSELLGEFCDRVLPVVTKDSKTNRNPWNVDALSMGLVEAIAPAKQLRLARFLRDREARTVAAAKIIDQYTFQMATTQGLTALLKSPVLQFVSTMTTGSPALAQLLMQKIPVEQLPVVIGKLQMAYDLFSLLGTGDTKTRNFDLLTLWPLLLDNPASPERNAWAFGHALVEYWAQHLTVEQLRERLEFYLQQI; translated from the coding sequence ATGGTGCGATTACAGTTGTGGCAGTGGGTCGTATTAGCACTTCCGATCGTCAGCATTGTTGGTTTTCTGCTCATCGCCGCAGGCGTGCAAATCCACGAATGGCATCTGAACTGGATTTGGGCTGTATTTACCCTCGGTTTGGTCGCTTGGCGGTGGCTACTGGTGCAGTGGACTCGACCTGCGATCGCCCAGCTAGAAGCAGTGATGGCGGAGATGAGCGCCGAACTAGAATCTTCCTCAGATGTAGCTACTCAGTTGCCTGGGGGTAAAGAAACTGCCAGTACAGCAGAGGCAGCTTTCCAAGAAGTTCTGCAAGCTGCCCAAAGCGATCGCCCCATTTGGGAAGATTGGCAAACCTTCTGGAACCGCTGTCAGGATTTGGTGGCCGCGATCGCTCACATCTACTACCCAGATGTAAAATATCCCCTACTCAACATCTACGTGCCCCAAGCCTACAGCTTAATTCGGGGTACGGTGGATGACCTCGATCAGTGGATGCAGAAGCTCTCACCAGCCTTGAATCAGGTAACGGTGGGCCAAGCTTACCAAGCCTACGAGGTGTATCGAAAACTGGAACCTTCGGCTCGGAAGCTATGGCAAGTTTTAGGCTGGGCCCAATGGTTTTTGAATCCTGCTGCTGCCTTGGCGAAACAGGCCAGCCAACGCTCTAATAACCAAGCTACCCAGGAACTCCTGGTGAATTTAAGTCAGATGCTCCGGGAAGCAGCGCTACGAAACTTATGTCGGCAGGCGATCGCGCTTTACAGTGGCGACACCTTACCCACTGCAACCTTCTCTACCGCTACCCCAACCCTTCCCCAAGCCAAAACCCAAACTCTCCGTGATATCCTCTCCCAAACTGAATCGCCGGAAGTGGTGGCACAAAAACCCGTCAATATGTTGTTGGTCGGGCGCACCGGAGCGGGCAAGAGCAGCTTAATCAATACGCTATTTCAAGCTGAGCTAGCCGAAGTAGATGTTTTGCCCAGCACTGATCAAATTCAGAACTACCATTGGCAAGCCCAAACAGGTGAAACTCTAACGCTGTGGGATACACCAGGATATGAGCAGATTAATCGGGCTGAGCTACGCGAGCAAGTACTGGACTATGCCACGACAGCGGATCTACTCCTGCTGATTACGCCTGCTCTCGATCCAGCTTTGCAAATGGATGTGGACTTCCTGAAGGAGATCAAAACAGAGATCGCAGACTTACCTGTGATTGTGATTGTCTCCCAAGTCGATCGCCTACGTCCAATGCGTGAGTGGACACCACCCTACGACTGGCAATGGGGAGAACGCCCTAAGGAAAAGGCGATCCGAGAAGCCACGCAGTATCGCTCTGAGCTATTAGGAGAGTTTTGCGATCGGGTGCTTCCGGTTGTAACTAAAGATAGCAAAACCAATAGAAATCCTTGGAATGTTGATGCGCTCTCAATGGGATTGGTGGAAGCGATCGCTCCTGCGAAGCAACTGCGTTTGGCTCGTTTTCTGCGCGATCGCGAAGCTCGTACAGTGGCAGCAGCCAAAATTATTGACCAGTACACCTTCCAAATGGCAACGACTCAAGGACTCACCGCATTACTCAAAAGTCCAGTTCTCCAGTTTGTCTCCACCATGACCACTGGATCTCCAGCCTTAGCCCAGTTGCTCATGCAAAAGATTCCAGTTGAGCAGTTGCCTGTAGTAATCGGCAAGTTACAGATGGCTTATGATTTATTCTCGCTATTGGGCACAGGAGACACCAAAACTCGCAATTTTGACTTGCTTACTCTCTGGCCTTTATTACTAGACAATCCTGCGTCTCCAGAGCGAAACGCTTGGGCTTTTGGTCACGCCTTAGTGGAGTACTGGGCCCAGCATCTCACTGTAGAACAGCTCCGAGAGCGCCTTGAATTCTATCTGCAACAGATTTGA
- a CDS encoding L,D-transpeptidase: MLKYLTRPAILSLLLSLLAPISIPQISQAADVITSPLPASSLEPAPTPKTSTPTPTPTPALTPTSPSTPALTPSTIPANPSVEQPIRLEISRSKRRVTLYQGDVAVKSYAIAVGKPGWETPLGTWRVQQKLRNPIWIHPFTGEAVKGGDPDNPLGRHWIGFWTNGKNWIGFHGTPNPKSVGQAASHGCVRMYNQDVEEIFQKVSLGTPVKVMP; encoded by the coding sequence ATGTTGAAGTACTTAACTCGCCCAGCTATCTTGTCCTTGCTGTTGAGCTTACTAGCTCCTATCTCTATCCCTCAAATATCTCAAGCTGCTGATGTCATAACTTCCCCCTTACCAGCTTCAAGCCTAGAACCAGCACCAACACCAAAAACATCAACGCCAACGCCAACGCCAACACCCGCCCTAACTCCAACCTCACCATCAACACCAGCCTTAACCCCAAGCACCATTCCAGCCAATCCCTCGGTTGAGCAACCCATCCGTTTAGAAATTAGCCGCAGTAAACGACGAGTGACGCTTTATCAAGGAGATGTTGCCGTTAAAAGTTATGCGATCGCGGTCGGAAAGCCTGGTTGGGAAACTCCCCTCGGAACCTGGCGAGTACAGCAAAAGCTGCGGAATCCGATTTGGATTCATCCTTTTACGGGTGAAGCAGTGAAGGGAGGAGATCCGGATAACCCTTTAGGTCGGCACTGGATTGGCTTTTGGACCAATGGTAAGAATTGGATTGGTTTCCACGGCACCCCTAATCCAAAATCAGTCGGTCAGGCAGCTTCGCATGGTTGTGTACGCATGTACAACCAAGATGTCGAAGAAATTTTCCAAAAAGTAAGCTTAGGTACCCCTGTCAAAGTTATGCCCTAA
- a CDS encoding alpha/beta fold hydrolase encodes MTQQLQTLNTTATTTEIGGTVQQYLWNYQGQEFAIAYETLGQGAPILLLPAFSTVSTRAEMAGLAKRLASEFQVVAIDWLGFGESARPPINYEPAVYHQLLQEFVGAIFQQPVAVVAAGHAAGYAMKLAQRPGVLSRVALVAPTWRGPLPTMGVQPKGAGVVRGTVRSPLLGQALYKLNTTPSFLALMYRRHVYADPANVTPDLVDRRWHSTQQPGARFAPAAFVTGALDPVRDRADFLAWCQPLPTPLMVVIGEQAPPKSKAEMEAIAALPGVQTQKLTGSLGLHEEYPAPLAEAILPFLRSPD; translated from the coding sequence ATGACTCAGCAATTACAAACCCTCAACACAACTGCCACCACTACAGAAATTGGCGGCACTGTGCAACAGTATCTGTGGAATTATCAAGGTCAAGAATTTGCGATCGCCTACGAAACCCTAGGGCAAGGCGCTCCTATTTTACTACTGCCTGCATTCAGCACCGTCTCCACGCGGGCAGAAATGGCGGGATTAGCCAAACGCTTAGCTTCCGAGTTTCAAGTCGTGGCGATCGATTGGCTGGGGTTTGGGGAATCGGCTCGTCCGCCAATCAACTACGAACCCGCTGTCTATCACCAGTTACTCCAAGAATTCGTCGGGGCCATATTTCAGCAACCTGTTGCAGTTGTAGCCGCAGGACATGCCGCAGGCTACGCGATGAAGCTGGCCCAGCGGCCTGGAGTTTTGTCTCGTGTAGCACTAGTCGCCCCGACTTGGCGTGGTCCGCTCCCGACGATGGGCGTGCAGCCCAAAGGCGCAGGTGTGGTGAGAGGAACAGTGCGATCGCCCCTCTTGGGTCAAGCATTGTACAAACTCAACACCACCCCGTCTTTTTTGGCGTTGATGTATCGCCGTCACGTCTATGCTGACCCCGCCAACGTCACCCCAGATTTGGTCGATCGCCGTTGGCACAGCACTCAGCAACCCGGAGCCCGTTTCGCCCCTGCCGCCTTTGTCACCGGAGCCTTAGATCCCGTCCGCGATCGCGCTGATTTCCTAGCTTGGTGCCAACCTCTGCCCACACCGCTGATGGTGGTAATCGGAGAGCAAGCGCCGCCTAAATCCAAAGCAGAAATGGAAGCGATCGCCGCCCTACCTGGAGTCCAAACCCAAAAACTAACAGGCTCGCTGGGTTTACATGAGGAATATCCTGCTCCACTCGCCGAAGCAATTTTGCCGTTTTTGCGATCGCCTGATTGA
- a CDS encoding nucleotidyltransferase, whose translation MPSHALHLADLDPHVRDFYCRSLRVLQQAQVPFLIGGAYAFERYTGIARPTKDLDLFVHPRDVQRTFEVFGAAGYETELSVRHWLGKAFCGDNFVDLIFSSANGCAPVDDAWFEHAITEEVLGMTVQICPIEETIWSKAYVMARDRFDDADIAHLLLACGDEINWSRLLSRFGDHWRVLFSHLVLFGFIYPGERSRVPEGVMNQLTQQLQQETNAAPISTKLCQGTLLAPLQYRPDVEEWGYKDARLHPPSNLSQADVEQWTEHLIQEKEA comes from the coding sequence ATGCCGTCCCACGCCCTGCACCTAGCTGACCTCGATCCGCATGTCCGCGACTTTTACTGTCGTTCGCTCCGAGTCTTGCAACAAGCTCAAGTGCCCTTTTTAATTGGCGGCGCTTATGCTTTTGAGCGCTATACAGGCATCGCGCGACCGACGAAAGATTTAGATTTGTTTGTGCATCCGCGAGATGTGCAGCGAACTTTTGAGGTGTTTGGAGCGGCGGGATACGAAACAGAACTGTCAGTACGTCATTGGTTAGGCAAAGCCTTCTGTGGTGATAACTTCGTGGACCTGATCTTCAGCTCCGCCAATGGCTGTGCGCCAGTCGATGACGCTTGGTTTGAGCATGCCATCACCGAAGAAGTGTTGGGAATGACGGTACAAATTTGTCCCATTGAGGAAACGATCTGGTCTAAGGCTTATGTAATGGCCCGCGATCGCTTTGATGATGCGGATATTGCCCATCTATTGCTAGCTTGTGGCGATGAAATCAACTGGTCACGCTTGTTGTCTCGGTTTGGTGACCATTGGCGAGTGCTGTTTAGTCACTTAGTTCTATTCGGGTTTATTTATCCCGGAGAGCGATCGCGAGTGCCAGAGGGAGTGATGAATCAGCTCACCCAGCAGTTGCAGCAAGAAACGAACGCCGCACCAATCTCGACTAAGCTATGTCAGGGAACACTATTAGCCCCGTTGCAATATCGACCTGATGTTGAAGAATGGGGCTATAAAGATGCTCGGCTTCATCCTCCCAGCAATCTCTCCCAAGCTGATGTTGAACAGTGGACAGAGCACTTAATTCAAGAGAAAGAAGCTTAG
- a CDS encoding tetratricopeptide repeat protein → MKRQNQDIFALVPRGGIALSILLLSVGVANAQPTRSKTLLPLDSSVIAQQLGIPQSGELMAQVPSNEVVAEQVQAEVNRTLGRALTLFNVLLTVLIVLLGTAIATLWFLRRAVINEIAIRAKEQIEELGTLEVQVTKATEDARDVLDAAEAIAERVEHETKNLQKRMAQEKGNLADLATDLTETKSQLLNELQAQLQTAKQRLAEFESDFTTHIAELQSGSQERQARTLETFATAERDFAGQLTQLQAIAQQHKDAIVADLEAVKAEFTPQVTELHTVAQHQQAEVLKKLHQSEQHFVGQQAEVLEKLHQSEQQFSGQLAQFVATAQQRRDVTLQDLEAVKTELTPQLTELHAIAQRQQEQVLQDLQRSAQGFTAQLTDLKNTIHQQKEQGLGNLETVRADFAAHLAQLQTAAQQQQEQVLQKLQQWQQDFAMQLTDLQVSLQQQRDQGVGDLETVRADFAAQLVQLQTGAQQHKDTILQDLEQLKSGFGPHLAELEAATRHEQEQVLQQLQRSQQDFAVQLAALQAAVQQQKDQGLGDLDRVRSDFAADLAQLQTSAQQHKETVFQSLEQQKTDFAPRLELLYTNAQRQQEQLLQQLQKSQQDFANQLAGLQTAVQQQKDQGLGNLEQVRADFAARLAQLQQDAQTQAQQKSVQILGNLDRAETEFATQLARLQADSGNHKDATVQNLEQLKSEFAARLTELQTGAQAQKNQILQQLAEISPQQIAEGFMSDMQQKLQSLSEQIATVTAAQSQLQTLRDQITALESATQPQLQAFAEQITTQITTVQSEIQPQLQTLAEQLITLQTNRPELFLRPDEFVEQGNRAFEAERYEEAIAAFDKVLELNPNHTGAIYQRGLALKELQQYDAAFAAFEKVVQTEPNNYKAWLSRGLTLGRLKRYENAIASFDHALELKPDYHEAWVNRGVALGTLQQPKEAFKSFDKAVQYQPDDAVAWMNRGLALLEVQQYEEAIASFDKVIELKPESPKAWDKRGYALVQLGRDPEALESLDKALNLQPDYASAVYNKANCYALQGEVDPALKHLQRAIELDSKYREEAKTDIAFDRLWEDEWFRQLIEA, encoded by the coding sequence ATGAAGCGCCAAAATCAAGACATTTTTGCCCTGGTACCGCGTGGCGGTATTGCCCTCTCTATCCTCCTACTGTCTGTTGGTGTCGCCAATGCTCAACCCACGCGCTCCAAAACATTACTCCCCCTGGACTCCAGCGTAATTGCTCAGCAGTTGGGTATCCCACAGTCGGGCGAACTCATGGCGCAGGTGCCGTCCAACGAAGTCGTCGCAGAGCAGGTGCAGGCGGAAGTCAACCGCACTTTGGGACGGGCACTTACTTTATTTAATGTCTTGTTGACTGTTCTGATTGTGCTGCTCGGAACCGCGATCGCCACACTCTGGTTTCTGCGCCGCGCTGTGATTAACGAAATCGCCATCCGCGCCAAAGAGCAAATCGAAGAACTGGGCACCTTGGAAGTCCAAGTCACCAAGGCCACTGAAGATGCCAGAGATGTCTTAGATGCGGCAGAAGCGATCGCTGAGCGAGTGGAGCATGAAACTAAGAATCTGCAAAAACGCATGGCCCAAGAAAAAGGGAACCTTGCTGATCTTGCCACCGATTTGACCGAAACTAAATCGCAACTACTAAACGAGCTACAAGCTCAACTGCAAACCGCAAAGCAACGATTAGCTGAATTTGAGTCAGACTTTACGACGCATATTGCCGAGCTGCAATCGGGCAGTCAAGAGCGTCAGGCTCGCACTCTAGAGACTTTTGCCACCGCAGAACGCGATTTTGCGGGCCAACTCACCCAACTGCAAGCGATCGCCCAACAGCACAAAGACGCGATCGTGGCTGATTTAGAAGCCGTCAAAGCCGAATTTACACCCCAAGTCACCGAGCTGCATACGGTAGCCCAGCACCAGCAAGCAGAAGTGCTGAAAAAACTGCACCAATCTGAGCAACACTTCGTTGGGCAACAAGCAGAGGTGCTAGAAAAATTGCATCAGTCGGAGCAGCAGTTCAGTGGGCAATTGGCACAGTTTGTCGCCACCGCTCAACAACGCCGAGATGTGACGCTGCAAGACCTAGAAGCAGTCAAAACCGAACTTACCCCGCAACTCACCGAGCTACACGCCATCGCTCAACGGCAACAAGAACAAGTTTTGCAAGACTTGCAGCGATCGGCCCAAGGTTTTACGGCTCAGCTCACCGACTTGAAAAATACAATCCACCAGCAAAAAGAGCAAGGCTTGGGCAATCTGGAAACCGTCCGAGCTGATTTTGCCGCTCACTTGGCGCAATTGCAGACAGCAGCGCAACAACAACAAGAGCAAGTGCTTCAAAAACTCCAGCAGTGGCAGCAAGACTTTGCCATGCAACTCACCGATTTACAGGTCAGCTTGCAGCAGCAGCGTGACCAAGGCGTAGGCGACTTAGAAACCGTCCGGGCTGACTTTGCGGCGCAATTGGTACAGTTGCAAACTGGGGCACAGCAACACAAAGACACGATTCTGCAAGATCTGGAGCAGCTCAAATCTGGATTCGGACCTCACTTGGCGGAACTTGAAGCTGCCACCCGCCACGAGCAGGAACAAGTGTTGCAACAATTGCAGCGATCGCAACAGGACTTTGCCGTGCAATTGGCAGCACTTCAAGCCGCGGTGCAACAACAGAAAGATCAAGGCTTGGGCGACCTAGACCGCGTCCGCTCAGACTTTGCGGCTGATTTAGCCCAACTGCAAACCAGTGCCCAGCAGCACAAAGAAACGGTATTCCAAAGTCTGGAGCAACAGAAAACCGATTTTGCCCCGCGTCTGGAACTGCTCTACACCAATGCCCAACGGCAGCAGGAGCAACTGCTACAACAACTTCAAAAGTCGCAGCAGGACTTCGCCAATCAACTGGCAGGGCTGCAAACTGCGGTGCAACAGCAGAAAGATCAAGGCTTAGGCAATCTAGAGCAAGTGCGGGCCGACTTTGCTGCGCGATTGGCTCAGTTACAGCAAGATGCTCAGACCCAAGCGCAACAAAAGAGCGTCCAAATTTTGGGCAACTTGGACCGAGCCGAAACCGAATTTGCTACCCAGTTGGCACGACTCCAAGCTGACAGTGGCAATCATAAAGACGCTACTGTCCAGAATCTAGAGCAGTTAAAGTCAGAATTTGCCGCCCGCCTAACCGAATTGCAAACTGGGGCGCAGGCTCAGAAAAACCAAATCTTGCAGCAACTCGCAGAGATCTCGCCGCAACAGATCGCGGAAGGTTTCATGTCAGATATGCAGCAAAAATTGCAAAGCCTGAGCGAACAGATTGCCACTGTGACAGCCGCGCAATCGCAGCTCCAAACCCTCCGCGACCAAATTACTGCTTTAGAATCTGCGACTCAGCCGCAATTACAGGCTTTCGCCGAGCAAATTACAACCCAAATTACGACGGTACAATCCGAAATCCAACCCCAGTTGCAAACTCTAGCTGAGCAACTCATCACCCTCCAGACCAACCGCCCAGAGCTATTCTTGCGGCCTGATGAATTTGTGGAGCAGGGCAATCGCGCCTTTGAAGCCGAGCGGTATGAAGAAGCGATCGCCGCCTTTGATAAAGTCTTGGAACTCAATCCTAACCATACAGGTGCAATTTACCAGCGCGGTCTAGCTCTGAAGGAATTGCAGCAGTACGATGCCGCCTTTGCCGCCTTTGAGAAAGTGGTGCAAACGGAACCCAACAACTACAAAGCCTGGTTGAGCCGTGGCTTAACGTTGGGCCGCTTGAAGCGTTATGAAAACGCGATCGCCTCCTTTGACCATGCCTTAGAGCTAAAGCCCGACTATCACGAAGCCTGGGTCAACCGAGGGGTGGCGCTGGGCACCTTGCAGCAACCCAAAGAAGCGTTCAAGTCCTTCGACAAAGCGGTGCAGTACCAACCGGATGACGCTGTAGCTTGGATGAACCGCGGCTTGGCGCTACTGGAAGTGCAACAGTACGAGGAAGCGATCGCCTCGTTCGATAAGGTGATTGAGCTGAAACCAGAGTCCCCCAAAGCTTGGGATAAGCGTGGTTATGCCTTGGTGCAGTTAGGCCGCGATCCCGAAGCTCTGGAAAGCCTAGACAAAGCTCTGAACCTGCAACCCGACTATGCCAGTGCGGTCTACAACAAAGCCAACTGCTACGCGCTGCAAGGGGAGGTAGACCCAGCCCTCAAACACTTGCAACGCGCGATTGAGCTTGACTCGAAGTACCGCGAAGAAGCCAAGACCGATATCGCCTTCGATCGCCTCTGGGAAGATGAATGGTTCCGCCAGTTGATTGAGGCTTAG